The genomic window CCAACACCTGCTTAATGTAATTAGTTTTACGGACAGATTTCCATAAATTGTAACCTTTTTAAATCTTTTTTTAGTTTCCTCATATTTACTTCCCCTTACAAACTACTTTTTAAGGTAATTTGACCCTATTATTTTTTCATCATGCGACCCTTTTTAAATCCTCAAAACATTCATAGGCCAGTTTCACTCCATTTAATAAAAACATTTCCAACTTTCCATCTCTGTATCGCCTAATCTCCACTGTTTTTCCAATAAGTGAATGGCCATTTTCCCTTGAGACAAGGTATTTATGGCCTTCAAAACTTAATATTTCCCCTTCACCTATTTTTCTATGATCTCTAATCGTCAAAACTTCATTGAGATCTATTAGTTCTTCAAGTTTTCTATAAGCTGGTCTTTGATCTTTTGCAGATACTGAGAACTTCAGGTTGTAGGCAGTGATAAACTCTTCTAAGTACCTATTTGCAGCTTCAATATTCTTTATCCCTCTAAGCCTAATTTCTGAACAAAGCCTGTCCTGAAGGGTTTTAAATAGCCTCTCAATCCGTCCTTTCGCTTGAGGACTGTTGGCCTGAATAGAGATAATTCCAAGCTCGTTCATGGCCCTATTCATATTTGTAAAACCCTGTCTTTTCCCGCCACCATAAATTCCGGCCTTATCAGAATAAAGCATTTGGAAGACACCATATTTATTAATTATTTGTTCCACCACATCCATCGCTGCAAAAGTTGTCTCTGTAGGAGTAAATTTCGCAGCTAAAATCTTTCCAGTGGCATCATCAATGGCAGCAGTCAGACAAAAAGGTGAACAGTCATGAATCCAGCGATGAGGGCTTCCATCAATTTGAACCATTAACCCTTCTTTCTCATAACGCTTTCTTCTAGGGTGAGATTTTCTTTTTGCTTTTTTCTGGTAGGGAATAATCAGGCCCTCTTGTAGTAAAAGGTTTCTAATAGTGGTGTAAGTAGGGATGCTGTCAAATTCATGAGAATTATTTTCGCGTAGTTTTTCAATAAAGTGAACGAGATTAAGGCCGTTATATCTTCCAAGATAAAGTTGAATAATTTTATTGGATACTTTCATTGATGTTTTATTGTGAGGTATTCGACCTTTATTACCATGTATTAGAGAAGCAACACCTTGTTCTCTAAACCCTTTCACAAGCCTCCTAAACTGTCTTTCACCAATTTCTAAAGCACAGCAAGCATCTTCAGATCGAAGTTCACCGTTAAGATACTGAGAGATAATATCTATCCTAATCTGTTGTTTTGTTTTAAAATTCATAAGACCGACCTCCTTGTTGGTATTTGATTGTTTTTTTGTTTAATCAAATAATACCAACATTGCAGGTGGTCGGTCTTTTTCGCTTACTAAATAATGCGTGACATCTTTGAGTAGTATCTACACAAATTTACAATTACTCGATATCTCTAGATCAAAAAAGCTATAAAATTACAGATCAAGAGTCTCAAGATAAACGGCCATACGTTGCCTTAATTCGTCTAAGGTTAGAACTTCTTCTTCCATGAGAAGCTCTTCTTTAATAAATTCACTAGGAAAACCTGTAAGATTGGCCAAGGATCTTAAAGAAACGAAATCATTCTCCCTGGAACTGTTAAACTGAGCAAAATCCTCACCTACTTTAGCAAAGCTTAGAGCAGTCATCTACACTCCTTTGTATTTCCCCTCAAACACTCCTATTCGAGGTTTATGCGTGCTGTCTACGATAATTCTATCCGGCCAAGATTTATGATGTCAATTCACAGAAGCAATTGTAAGTTTTTTTTAGTTTACTCTCAACTCTCTTTGCGAGAATCTGTCAGGTCGAAAAAACAATCTAAAAAGCTTGAGATCTTTAAATTCATTTCTTCGTACTCATTTTTACATTCACTCAACAGAGTTATTCCTCCTCCAGCATGTAATTCTATTTCTGAATTTGATAGATTAATTTCAGCTGTACGAATATTTATACTTGAAGCAAAGTGAGTATTAGTTCTTAAAAATGTGCTCCCACAATAAAACTTTCTCGGAATATTTTCTATTTCAAACAATAATTTCATGACTCTTTTTTTAGGTGCACCAGTTATACTTCCACCTGGGAAAAGAGAATTTAAAACAGATCCTAGATTCATTTCTTTAAGCAATTTTGTACTCACCAGTGAGTATTGGTGCAAAATTTGAGGTACTATTAAGGGCGATTTTCTTTTTCTCACAATTGAAGGTCTGTTGGCGATTTTACTAAGGTCATTTCGAATCATATCCGTAATCATATCTAATTCTGCACCATTTTTTTTGTCTTTTATCAGTTTTATCCAAAGAATTTTCCAGTCCTCATTTTCTTTCAATCTATATGTTCCTTTAATGGGCATGGAATAGATACTTTCTTCTCCTTTAAAACTTCCTTTTTGAAATAGTCCTTCAGGAGAGTTTGAAAATAGAATGAGTTCAATATTTGGAATATATGAAAAATGAGAATAAGCTGATAAATGGTCAGATTTTGAAACAAAAAGATCAAAAAGTTTTTTTTCATCTGGCCTTTCTAATATTCTAAGTTTAAATCGATTTGTTAAATTGAGTTGATAACATTCACCAAGTAATAGACATTGCCTAGCTTTATTGAAGGCATACTCATATGATTTAAGAACTGGAAACTCAATGAATTTGACATTGTAATTCTGGGCACTCACCTTTTTGAAATCTATGACTTGTGACTTATTATACTGAATTTTTATAGCTAATAATTCATCTTGCCCTAGAAGCTCTTGATTGTTATAAAAATGACCCCACTCGTAAGTAAAGTGGTACACTGTATTAGTTTTAGAACTATCTTCAAAAATTTTTTCATTTTCTAATTGATCGGCAAACATTTGGGGAGTGAAGGGTTGTTCATTTTGTAAGAGAGGATTTACAACTCTATTAGAATAATAAAGTTCACAAACAATAGGTTTTTCTAATAGAAGAAACTTTTTATTACCAAGGTAAAAACAA from Halobacteriovoraceae bacterium includes these protein-coding regions:
- a CDS encoding ISNCY family transposase — protein: MNFKTKQQIRIDIISQYLNGELRSEDACCALEIGERQFRRLVKGFREQGVASLIHGNKGRIPHNKTSMKVSNKIIQLYLGRYNGLNLVHFIEKLRENNSHEFDSIPTYTTIRNLLLQEGLIIPYQKKAKRKSHPRRKRYEKEGLMVQIDGSPHRWIHDCSPFCLTAAIDDATGKILAAKFTPTETTFAAMDVVEQIINKYGVFQMLYSDKAGIYGGGKRQGFTNMNRAMNELGIISIQANSPQAKGRIERLFKTLQDRLCSEIRLRGIKNIEAANRYLEEFITAYNLKFSVSAKDQRPAYRKLEELIDLNEVLTIRDHRKIGEGEILSFEGHKYLVSRENGHSLIGKTVEIRRYRDGKLEMFLLNGVKLAYECFEDLKRVA
- a CDS encoding chorismate-binding protein, yielding MALKAPFSCFYLGNKKFLLLEKPIVCELYYSNRVVNPLLQNEQPFTPQMFADQLENEKIFEDSSKTNTVYHFTYEWGHFYNNQELLGQDELLAIKIQYNKSQVIDFKKVSAQNYNVKFIEFPVLKSYEYAFNKARQCLLLGECYQLNLTNRFKLRILERPDEKKLFDLFVSKSDHLSAYSHFSYIPNIELILFSNSPEGLFQKGSFKGEESIYSMPIKGTYRLKENEDWKILWIKLIKDKKNGAELDMITDMIRNDLSKIANRPSIVRKRKSPLIVPQILHQYSLVSTKLLKEMNLGSVLNSLFPGGSITGAPKKRVMKLLFEIENIPRKFYCGSTFLRTNTHFASSINIRTAEINLSNSEIELHAGGGITLLSECKNEYEEMNLKISSFLDCFFDLTDSRKES